The Scleropages formosus chromosome 21, fSclFor1.1, whole genome shotgun sequence DNA segment CAGGGTGACGGTGCGCAGAGCGGGCAGCCCGTCCAGCAGGCCGTTGGGCAGGGAGCTCAGCTGGTTGTCGTGAAGCTGGATTTCGGTGGCGTCCCGGGGAAAGGTAGCAGGCAGACCGTCGCCGCTCAGCATACGGCCGCTGCAGTCGATCCGCCCCCTGCGGCAGGTACAGCGAGCGGGGCAACTCTCGCCCCCCAGCAGGGGTAGCAGCACGCAGAGCAGCTGGCTCACACACAGCCAGGTGTGGCGCATCTTCGGTAAATATTCTGACTGTAGAAGGAGTGAGTGAGGAGGAGTAAGGAGTGAGTTAATTAGTAGGAAGTCGCGCAAGACCAAGAGCTGGAAACTGCTTCGAAAGCAGCAAAGTCTATGAGGTATGTTATGGTCATTGAATTAAATTCAGTTCTTACTCATTAATAGAGAGTATGAATTCAGTTTCCTGCTCACAGTGTTGACAGATATAGATGTGatgcttgaaaatgtttttgtttttttgtttgataccaaagagggggcgcggtggcgcagtgggttggaccgggtcctgctttccggtgggtctggggttcgagtcccgcttggggtgccttgtgacggactggcgtcctgtcctgggtgcgtcccctccccctccggccttacgccctgtgttgccgggttaggttctggttccccgcgaccccgtataggacaagcggttcagcgtgtgtgagagagataccGAAGACCTTGTTTACCTTTAATCTCGGTAATTTGTTGTCTTCAGGTATGGGAAATTAAGGCAGAGAAATGCATGTCAAGAGCTGTCTGTTCACATTCAGAGTGGACAGAGGGTGCGTCTTAATACCATGGcttttggtctttttttggACTTCTAAAACTCAGAAAAACTAAAAgcttaaattaaagaaaaaacatgtgaGTTTTTTTGTTGTCTAAACCGATTCGTACAGGAACCCTCACCGTTTTCCATAATCTTGCAAATTCTCAGTAGGCTACCTGCTCctattttaaagtgtttgctATGTGTAAAATGCCCCAGTACGTGTAAAACTGCTCTGAGTAACACTGCTAACGATTTTTCACCCTCTTAAAAACGACTTGTTGCTATGTTCCTGGAACTAAGAAATTTCTAAATAATAAAGAAGCACAGAAAAGGTCACCACATTCAGGACAAACTCAACAGTAAGAGCAGAAGACGGTTAGTGCGCGAGAGAAGGGACACAGCGCCTAAGACAGTGGACCGAAGGGGTCCTGCCGTGCCCCGAAAAAGTGGCTTTTGAACAAGTTCGGCTGTAGAAATTGGTGCAGCACACAGACGTGACTTACGAAAAAGACGGTACAAAGGCTGCTATTGCGCAACACCAGTAATGATAATCCCTATCGATCGATGGACGTAATAATGCTAATTATAGCAGGAACCGCGAAGACGAGAAACATACCGTGGTAAAGCGATCGGCGCTTACTCTGTGTGCTTGCAAGCGGGTGTCGTAGCTGGGACTGCGCTTTGGGACCGCGTTCCGTGTCGCATGGAGGGACTGGCGTCGAGGGCAAGTCCCAACTGGGCGCCACTGATAAAGGCCCCTGTGACAGGCAGcaggaaacaggaagtgcaCCGAGCTCACGCTCCTTGTCACCGCGCTGTCAGTCATGGGCCCCTGCGGTGAAAACATATTGTCCGCAAACAGCGGGGGGTGATAATGGGGCACGGTGCTGGCGCTCCCAGCCCTCAGGGCCAAGACTGCTCCGATAAGGCCTGCTGACCACTTACGCCATGCCGTGATGGGATGTCTTAGAAGGGAAATCAGTAGAATGTGCgcacgtgtgcgcgcgcacacacacacagacacacacacacacgcagagtacCTGCCATTAATACTGACAATGTGGGACTGCACCAGTAAGGACGTGGGACGTGGCTGCGAGCCACACACTGGCTTGCGTAGCGCCCCATCTAGTGACACCAGTCCAGAGAGCGAACGAACGGCCCGGTCGGTCAGATGAACGACACTCAGACCACTTTGTGTACAAACCGCTTTTAATTAAGTCGCCATTAAATGTGCAAGAGTTTCACGCCGGCAGAGCACTAGCACTACTTGAAGCAGGTCACGTAGATCATTACCAGAGCTCGTGTACACCGAGAAGCATGTAGACACACCACCTTCCCCTGAaacacacccacgcacacacacgcacagtgagAGGACACAAGAATTGTCTTCTTTCTTAGAGGgaa contains these protein-coding regions:
- the gp1bb gene encoding platelet glycoprotein Ib beta chain, which codes for MFSPQGPMTDSAVTRSVSSVHFLFPAACHRGLYQWRPVGTCPRRQSLHATRNAVPKRSPSYDTRLQAHRVSADRFTTSEYLPKMRHTWLCVSQLLCVLLPLLGGESCPARCTCRRGRIDCSGRMLSGDGLPATFPRDATEIQLHDNQLSSLPNGLLDGLPALRTVTLHGNPWVCDCGLLYLRSWLLKQEDRSLYRNITCSSPPGLQGRLVMYLVEEEVLQSCRYWYCNLALASQVSLMVFIVMQAILLLFLILFLRRFEKLSQEARHTAEESLTGRETGSDNEFVPLKERTE